The following coding sequences lie in one Paramormyrops kingsleyae isolate MSU_618 chromosome 15, PKINGS_0.4, whole genome shotgun sequence genomic window:
- the gclm gene encoding glutamate--cysteine ligase regulatory subunit → METCKIGLLLSHATTLNLHTGNLVNRSRLKRKCPSSPTEELQDCIQATLNEWSATIPTALDKGLPNTLECSVAEAADIIAPEEREELKVSVKLFLNRSDGSSITDAVDLACQSLGVSQLDSVIIAPPPLAEEESLSVEHLQPLWGELQALVQNQKIAAIGTSDLDKVLLEQLYIWAEVKPSSNQVNLASCCVMPPDLTAFAKEFNIQLLTHNDPKELISAESFQKAMQGCAPELQTATWELAWVLRYSVIVKSRGIIKSKGYLVQAHRNQL, encoded by the exons ATGGAGACCTGCAAGATCGGGCTTTTGCTCAGCCACGCCACCACGCTCAACCTCCACACAGGCAACCTGGTGAACCGGAGCCGCTTGAAGAGGAAGTGCCCGTCTTCGCCCACAGAAGAG CTTCAAGATTGTATCCAAGCCACGCTGAATGAATGGTCTGCCACAATTCCCACAGCTTTGGACAAA GGCTTGCCCAATACTCTGGAATGTTCTGTCGCCGAAGCTGCCGACATTATTGCACCAGAAGAGAGAGAGGAGCTCAAGGTGTCTG TGAAGCTCTTTCTCAACCGGTCTGATGGCTCATCCATCACAGATGCTGTAGATTTGG CCTGCCAGTCACTGGGTGTATCGCAGCTGGACTCTGTGATTATTGCCCCTCCTCCGTTGGCTGAAGAAGAGAGTCTGTCTGTGGAGCACCTTCAGCCCCTCTGGGGGGAGCTGCAGGCTTTGGTTCAGAACCAGAAGATCGCTGCCATCGGTACGTCCGATCTGGACAAGGTTCTCTTGGAGCAGCTGTACATTTGGGCTGAG GTGAAACCCAGCAGCAATCAGGTGAATCTGGCCTCCTGTTGCGTTATGCCTCCTGATCTGACTGCATTCGCGAAGGAGTTTAACATCCAGCTGCTCACGCACAATGATCCCAAAG AACTGATTTCAGCGGAAAGCTTCCAGAAGGCAATGCAGGGCTGTGCCCCGGAGCTGCAGACGGCCACCTGGGAGCTGGCATGGGTTctccgctactctgttattgtTAAAAGCAGAGGCATCATCAAGTCCAAGGGCTACCTTGTTCAGGCCCACAGGAACCAGCTGTAA